Proteins encoded together in one Impatiens glandulifera chromosome 1, dImpGla2.1, whole genome shotgun sequence window:
- the LOC124922785 gene encoding 30S ribosomal protein 2, chloroplastic — protein MATISSILSPNLLQQNRPLIFSTTHNPISSKISFQRLISYPCQHLGLNPRELRRTTAVAEESPASTADPSSETSRKLYIGNIPRTVKNDELRKIVEEHGAVEKAEVMFDKYSGRSRRFGFVTMKTIDDANAAIDKLNGTKIGERSIKVNITEKPLSGFDKSSLLVEDSNFIDSQYKVYVGNLAKTVTSESLKGFFSDKGKAISAKVSRVPGTSKSTGFGFVTFSSEEDVDAAISSFNNAVLEGQKIRVNKA, from the exons ATGGCGACAATTTCTTCAATTCTCTCTCCCAATCTTCTCCAACAGAACCGTCCATTGATTTTCTCCACTACCCACAACCCAATTTCCAGTAAAATATCATTTCAGAGACTAATTTCTTATCCTTGTCAGCATCTAGGTCTGAATCCGAGAGAACTCAGGCGAACCACCGCCGTCGCAGAGGAATCGCCGGCTTCAACGGCAGACCCATCTTCTGAAACTTCTAGGAAGTTATACATTGGTAATATTCCTCGTACTGTAAAAAATGATGAGCTCCGCAAAATTGttgaagaacatggtgctgtTGAAAAGGCAGAG GTTATGTTTGATAAATACTCTGGAAGAAGCAGACGATTTGGATTTGTTACAATGAAAACTATTGATGATGCAAATGCAGCTATTGATAAGCTTAATGGAACG AAAATAGGAGAGCGCAGCATTAAAGTAAACATAACAGAGAAACCATTGTCTGGTTTTGATAAGTCATCTTTGTTAGttgaagattcaaacttcattGACAGCCAGTACAAGGTTTATGTTGGTAATCTTGCAAAAACGGTTACTTCAGAATCTCTAAAGGGTTTCTTTTCCGATAAAGGAAAGGCAATAAGTGCTAAAGTTTCTCGAGTTCCAGGAACATCAAAATCAACAGGATTTGGGTTTGTGACATTCTCTTCTGAAGAAGATGTTGATGCTGCTATCTCATCCTTCAACAATGCT GTGCTGGAAGGGCAGAAGATCCGCGTAAATAAGGCGTAG
- the LOC124919524 gene encoding S-adenosyl-L-methionine-dependent uroporphyrinogen III methyltransferase, chloroplastic: MVALVQKLPFLSSPTNPRKPNSSYINPIRCSINYTPSSPFTEKHSIERYQRDQWIYKNQLDQPAASCPISSDTSSIRDYDISVQLPELRRLLEVLKEKRESRGDKGSGPGNVFLVGTGPGDPELLTLKALRVIQGADLLLYDRLVSNEVLNLVGPNARLLYVGKTAGYHSRTQEEIHELLLSFAEAGANVVRLKGGDPLVFGRGGEEMDFLQQQGIQVQVIPGITAASGIAAELGIPLTHRGISNSVRFLTGHSRKGGNDPLFVAESAADSDSTLVVYMGLSTLPSLAHKLMALGLPPDTPAAAVERGTTPQQRMVFSELKDLGDEIALARLESPTLIIIGKVVALSPLWPNSSSKEKYSSFVEAR; the protein is encoded by the exons ATGGTTGCTCTTGTTCAAAAACTCccttttctttcttctcccaCTAATCCCAGAAAACCCAATTCATCTTACATCAACCCAATTCGTTGTTCAATAAACTACACACCCTCTTCTCCATTCACTGAAAAACATTCAATCGAACGTTACCAAAGAGACCAATGGATTTACAAAAATCAATTGGACCAACCAGCTGCCTCTTGTCCAATCTCATCAGATACAAGTTCAATTCGGGACTACGACATCTCTGTGCAGCTCCCAGAGCTGCGGCGGCTGCTTGAGGTTttgaaagagaagagagaaagcaGGGGAGATAAAGGGAGTGGACCTGGTAATGTGTTCTTAGTTGGGACAGGACCTGGTGATCCGGAATTGTTGACTTTGAAAGCTTTGAGAGTTATTCAAGGTGCTGATCTTTTGTTGTATGATCGTTTGGTGTCAAATGAAGTACTTAATTTGGTGGGTCCTAATGCTAGGCTTCTTTATGTGGGTAAAACTGCTGGTTATCATAGTCGAACCCAG GAAGAGATTCATGAGTTGCTTTTAAGTTTTGCTGAAGCTGGTGCAAATGTTGTGAGGCTTAAAGGAGGGGATCCTTTG GTTTTTGGAAGGGGTGGAGAAGAAATGGATTTCCTGCAGCAACAAGGGATTCAAGTTCAGGTTATTCCAG gGATAACCGCGGCTTCTGGTATAGCAGCAGAACTCGGGATTCCACTTACACACAGGGGCATTTCAAACAGTGTTCGGTTTCTAACAGGTCACTCTAGAAAAGGAGGAAACGATCCTCTCTTTGTAGCAGAGAGTGCAGCCGATTCTGATTCAACTTTAGTCGTTTACATGGGTTTATCGACTCTCCCATCTCTTGCTCACAAGTTAATGGCTCTCGGTTTGCCTCCAGACACTCCAGCAGCGGCTGTCGAAAGGGGAACCACCCCTCAACAACGAATG GTTTTTTCGGAATTGAAAGATCTTGGAGATGAGATAGCTTTGGCTCGGTTAGAATCACCAACACTTATCATCATTGGGAAGGTAGTTGCTCTTTCACCATTATGGCCTAATTCCTCTTCCAAAGAGAAGTATTCTTCCTTTGTTGAAGCCAGATGA